A genomic window from Purpureocillium takamizusanense chromosome 2, complete sequence includes:
- a CDS encoding uncharacterized protein (EggNog:ENOG503P8A1), with protein MTNDQRNALCEKLASHKDWQLPDSPHLQSFVVQLRALRSVCMTQEKGNSGHPPWVPSESLHVGGHDMDQTVDGQEIHGTTRHFPLSTKGTWHIMWVGIPGGPRTLKHNPYLHVPVCFKDLEIFEETNSPFQALSKAVVDNLRVKLGPWFLEYDNDKSRNVAFIHQSVLMMLFAAHLSGATVEFYNWEIDEEAFTHNALASNHDQMLIFISDTSCDETVESLYRVTHYLEAVRSNVRVYPKRSEWSWCQQKVGDVRTLDDVARVSKTWRPKTCFGLGECSLTQPQSDQMVLKRSHSCASREVNVVAMKNRDKLLCKAPVADQAAKRVKRGRYQGARLHKFLYFHQEYVPTFRSTGEFRVWVCGGRVVCAFRTKDDDNSPGKPMALRQLDMDDYSDFNWYSPDKSDRRRKHGELLQFVLDTDSRIRRLRNDKFNTVQIGARYDCGISPDHRFYVNELTRFTNADTFSGLLAPPHDQIIGPLAKMIAQKLLT; from the exons ATGACGAACGATCAACGCAATGCCCTTTGTGAGAAATTGGCAAGCCACAAAGACTGGCAGCTACCAGATAGTCCACATCTTCAGTCGTTCGTGGTGCAACTCCGAGCGCTCAGATCCGTGTGCA TGACTCAGGAGAAGGGGAACAGCGGGCATCCTCCTTGGGTCCCTTCAGAGTCTCTGCACGTTGGCGGGCATGATATGGACCAGACAGTTGACGGGCAGGAAATCCATGGCACAACACGACACTTCCCTCTTAGTACGAAAGGCACATGGCACATTATGTGGGTTGGCATACCTGGCGGCCCTCGAACACTTAAGCACAATCCGTACCTTCACGTCCCAGTCTGCTTCAAGGACTTGGAAATCTTCGAGGAGACCAATTCTCCGTTTCAAGCGCTTTCCAAAGCTGTAGTGGACAATCTCAGAGTCAAACTAGGGCCTTGGTTTCTTGAGTACGACAACGACAAATCTCGCAACGTGGCGTTTATTCATCAATCAGTCTTGATGATGCTTTTCGCAGCCCATTTGTCGGGTGCAACAGTCGAATTTTATAATTGGGAGATAGATGAAGAGGCCTTCACACACAACGCTTTGGCCTCTAACCACGACCAGATGCTCATATTCATATCCGACACGAGCTGCGACGAGACTGTGGAAAGCTTATACAGAGTCACCCACTATCTTGAAGCGGTAAGATCCAATGTTAGGGTTTACCCCAAGAGGTCAGAATGGTCGTGGTGCCAACAAAAAGTTGGCGATGTTAGAACGCTGGACGATGTTGCTCGTGTGTCCAAAACATGGCGGCCTAAGACGTGCTTCGGCCTGGGCGAATGTTCGCTCACTCAGCCGCAAAGCGACCAGATGGTGTTGAAAAGGAGCCACAGTTGTGCTAGCAGGGAGGTCAATGTCGTGGCCATGAAAAACCGCGACAAACTGCTTTGCAAGGCGCCAGTGGCAGATCAGGCGGCTAAACGCGTGAAGCGCGGTCGGTATCAGGGCGCACGGTTGCACAAGTTCTTATACTTTCACCAAGAATATGTTCCGACGTTTCGAAGTACGGGAGAGTTCAGGGTCTGGGTGTGCGGTGGGCGGGTAGTCTGCGCCTTCAGGACCAAGGATGACGACAATTCGCCTGGCAAACCAATGGCACTACGACAactggacatggacgactACAGCGACTTCAACTGGTATTCCCCCGATAAGAGTGACAGGAGACGAAAGCATGGCGAGCTCTTGCAATTCGTATTGGACACAGACTCTCGCATCCGCCGGTTGAGGAACGACAAGTTTAACACCGTGCAAATCGGGGCACGATACGACTGCGGAATCTCTCCAGACCATCGCTTTTACGTCAATGAGCTGACACGATTCACCAACGCAGACACCTTCTCAGGATTACTGGCACCACCCCATGACCAGATAATAGGGCCTTTGGCCAAAATGATTGCCCAGAAGCTTTTAACATAG
- a CDS encoding uncharacterized protein (EggNog:ENOG503PH7I) has protein sequence MPFPCFHSPDLDSPPHKMSSSQHDPLSVERRPLDTQKYAGGDMTMMAFLRPAATPVRFANPDDHRIKGLNAETLAKVQLSTPQWLSTPDYAPLQADPGQESQSIYFSLNISLYNQQIDASDWNEQWFFMVGRVHPFALTWELEQRDGLESDNDSTTQYTVPAFVVRDHSFQPVAPRLVRLTPSHPIIMPIVSFTGPVLGSGHDLLCENLATAFDEAQLKCCGFIQLSTFLCPGQPEKTPFKGYHPFQVFVIFPIHANPWTSLCKKMVERRHSQFQPGAPFTCTGKIAGLLAHSAMQQPPALEPDYVFIVVPDTWTFLDKANFNQPPNAPVSPATPKRPAAGTSEYNDVMARFTSTKKRQRPAGGAAPATPSSLPPTSASTSIKRPLPSPHETPTKKPRRSPDPSTIIATCDTDDSLSQADLDDRDDSDDSVSAPPGSQDISDPDPSKPSASDLSRPHRIRHSPRKYHAT, from the exons ATGCCCTTCCCATGCTTCCACAGCCCAGATTTGGACTCACCGCCTCACAAGATGTCCAGTTCTCAGCACGACCCTCTCTCGGTCGAACGCAGGCCTCTGGATACCCAGAAATATGCAGGAGGCGACATGACTATGATGGCATTCCTTCGCCCTGCAGCTACTCCGGTCAGGTTCGCTAATCCGGACGATCATCGCATCAAAGGGCTCAATGCCGAGACGCTTGCCAAGGTCCAACTCTCCACCCCCCAATGGCTCTCAACTCCAGATTACGCCCCGCTTCAGGCAGATCCCGGACAGGAGTCACAATCTATCTATTTTAGCTTGAACATCTCATTGTACAACCAGCAGATTGATGCGTCTGATTGGAACGAGCAATGGTTCTTTATGGTCGGCCGCGTCCATCCGTTTGCCTTGACATGGGAACTGGAACAACGTGACGGCCTCGAGTCGGACAACGATAGCACCACCCAATACACCGTTCCCGCTTTCGTGGTCCGCGATCACAGTTTTCAACC CGTCGCTCCACGCCTTGTTCGCTTGACCCCTTCACACCCAATCATCATGCCGATTGTCTCCTTCACCGGTCCTGTCCTAGGCTCCGGGCATGACCTCCTATGCGAAAACCTGGCCACTGCTTTTGACGAAGCGCAGCTAAAGTGCTGTGGCTTCATTCAACTCTCCACGTTTCTCTGTCCGGGACAGCCGGAGAAGACGCCCTTCAAGGGATACCATCCATTTCAAGTCTTTGTCATCTTTCCCATTCATGCTAACCCTTGGACTTCGCTCTGCAAGAAAATGGTGGAGAGACGCCACTCTCAATTTCAACCAGGCGCTCCATTTACTTGCACGGGCAAGATTGCTGGGCTTCTGGCCCATAGTGCCATGCAACAACCACCGGCCCTCGAGCCAGACTACGTTTTCATCGTTGTGCCCGATACTTGGACTTTTCTTGACAAAGCCAATTTCAATCAACCGCCGAATGCGCCTGTTTCTCCTGCGACGCCAAAGCGCCCTGCCGCTGGTACCTCCGAGTACAACGATGTCATGGCGCGCTTTACTTCCACCAAGAAACGCCAGCGTCCCGCCGGGGGCGCCGCACCTGCGACGCCAAGCTCATTGCCTCCAACCTCTGCAAGTACGTCCATCAAGCGGCCGCTCCCTAGCCCTCACGAAACTCCAACAAAGAAACCTCGGCGCTCTCCTGACCCATCGACTATTATTGCTACATGCGACACCGACGACTCTCTCTCGCAAGCAGATCTTGATGACCGCGACGACAGTGACGACTCagtctcggcgccgcccggcagTCAGGATATATCCGACCCTGATCCTTCCAAGCCCTCAGCCTCTGACTTATCCCGGCCTCATCGCATCCGCCATTCACCCAGAAAATATCACGCAACATAA
- a CDS encoding DNA helicase (EggNog:ENOG503P9IP~COG:L): protein MERPSLVRLDSAKIMADASEYRFATDIDVLFKEKRHFAVEEYGRAHRVRDCQPCSLIGIPKTFQERFGRVRLVCSIRCQQQLDRVCDIIWVQREPDGWHAMQNNIRLDLPAHVQTHLPRHGLSIPIQRQASEKLLHTVVVGFTRTFQLQGCRC, encoded by the coding sequence ATGGAGCGCCCCTCGCTCGTTCGTCTCGACAGCGCCAAAATAATGGCTGATGCGTCCGAATACCGATTCGCCACCGACATTGACGTACTTTTCAAAGAAAAGCGTCATTTCGCGGTGGAAGAATATGGCCGAGCTCATCGGGTCCGAGATTGCCAGCCTTGTTCGCTTATAGGCATTCCCAAGACCTTCCAGGAACGCTTCGGCCGCGTGCGGCTCGTGTGTTCGATACgctgccagcagcagcttgacCGGGTTTGTGATATCATTTGGGTTCAGCGTGAACCAGATGGCTGGCACGCCATGCAGAACAATATTCGACTGGATCTTCCGGCGCATGTTCAGACGCACCTCCCTCGACATGGGTTGTCGATACCCATACAGCGACAGGCTTCTGAGAAGCTCCTTCACACTGTCGTCGTTGGTTTTACCCGTACTTTCCAGCTCCAAGGTTGCCGCTGCTAG